In a single window of the Agrobacterium vitis genome:
- a CDS encoding helicase HerA-like C-terminal domain-containing protein, with protein MLEDGKLFLGASRKPDDAFNAAEYLDLKLANRHGLITGATGTGKTVTLQILAEGFANAGVPVFCADIKGDLSGIAAPGEAKDFLIKRAEEIGLSPYPFAEFPVTFWDLYGEKGHRVRTTIAEMGPLLLARLMEASEAQEGVLNIAFKIADKGGLALLDLKDLQALLTYMAENSSTLSGQFGLVSKSSVGSLQRALLLLESQGADQFFGEPALSIQDIMRVAPDGRGTISVLAADRLMMNPRLYATFLLWLLSELFEELPEVGDLAQPKLVFFFDEAHLLFRDAPSVLVERVEQVVRLIRSKGVGVYFVTQNPLDVPETILAQLGNRVQHALRAYTPREQKAVKTAAETFRPNPAFSCEEAITALGTGEALVSTLQGKGVPSMVERTLIRPPSARIGPLTDSERATIIGASPMANLYDRTIDRHSAFEILAERAEKATGRSGADDRADDGTEDSSAASRWKLPGFGDEAPDQKTTTTRQAPDRTAPPGRQRQTVIEAAMKSAARSLASQVANQLGRALVRGILGSLKR; from the coding sequence ATGCTTGAAGATGGAAAACTGTTTCTCGGCGCCAGCCGCAAGCCGGATGATGCTTTCAACGCAGCTGAATATCTGGATCTGAAACTGGCCAACCGGCATGGTCTGATCACTGGCGCCACCGGCACCGGCAAGACCGTGACGCTGCAAATCCTGGCCGAAGGGTTCGCCAATGCGGGCGTGCCGGTGTTCTGCGCCGACATCAAGGGTGATCTGTCGGGCATCGCCGCGCCGGGGGAGGCCAAGGATTTTCTGATCAAGCGCGCTGAGGAGATCGGGCTTTCGCCCTATCCCTTCGCGGAATTTCCGGTCACCTTCTGGGATCTCTATGGCGAAAAGGGACATAGGGTCCGCACCACCATCGCCGAAATGGGGCCGCTTCTGCTGGCCCGGCTGATGGAGGCCTCGGAAGCCCAGGAAGGCGTGCTGAACATTGCCTTCAAAATCGCCGATAAGGGTGGGCTGGCGCTTCTGGATCTCAAGGATTTGCAGGCGCTGCTGACCTATATGGCGGAAAATTCCAGCACGCTGTCGGGCCAGTTCGGGCTGGTGTCCAAGTCCTCGGTCGGCTCGCTGCAACGGGCGCTGCTGCTGCTGGAAAGCCAGGGCGCCGACCAGTTCTTTGGCGAACCGGCGCTGTCTATCCAGGATATCATGCGGGTTGCGCCGGATGGGCGAGGGACGATTTCGGTGCTGGCCGCCGACCGGCTGATGATGAACCCACGGCTTTATGCCACATTCCTGCTCTGGCTGCTTTCGGAACTGTTCGAGGAACTGCCTGAGGTTGGCGATCTGGCGCAGCCCAAACTGGTGTTCTTCTTTGATGAGGCGCATCTGCTGTTTCGCGATGCGCCAAGCGTTCTCGTCGAACGGGTGGAGCAGGTGGTGCGGTTGATCCGCTCCAAAGGCGTCGGCGTTTATTTCGTCACGCAAAATCCGCTGGATGTGCCGGAAACCATTTTGGCGCAGCTGGGCAACCGGGTGCAGCACGCCCTGCGCGCCTATACGCCCCGCGAACAGAAGGCGGTGAAGACCGCCGCCGAAACCTTCCGGCCCAATCCGGCCTTTTCCTGCGAAGAGGCGATTACTGCACTTGGCACCGGGGAGGCCCTGGTCTCGACCCTGCAAGGCAAGGGCGTGCCCTCCATGGTCGAGCGTACCCTGATCCGCCCGCCCTCCGCCCGCATCGGCCCGCTGACCGACAGCGAACGGGCGACAATCATCGGTGCCAGCCCCATGGCGAACCTCTATGATCGCACCATCGACCGGCACTCGGCCTTCGAAATCCTGGCGGAACGGGCTGAAAAAGCCACGGGACGCAGCGGGGCCGACGATAGAGCCGATGACGGCACCGAGGACAGCAGCGCCGCCAGCCGCTGGAAACTGCCGGGCTTTGGCGATGAAGCACCAGACCAAAAAACCACCACCACCCGCCAAGCGCCTGACCGCACCGCACCCCCCGGCCGCCAACGCCAAACGGTGATCGAAGCCGCGATGAAAAGCGCCGCCCGCTCGCTGGCCAGCCAAGTCGCCAACCAGCTCGGCCGGGCGCTGGTGCGGGGGATTTTGGGGAGTTTGAAGCGGTAG
- a CDS encoding methyl-accepting chemotaxis protein — MKMPVQSVSAKLLLAAGVVITISLGGFSIVGIFVTKAQLSDNIVAAATQKAELASRQVSADITNVVSSGASVAASLSGLIENGAGSRADVIASLKNIPPQYPSMFGAWMTELPDVPADLKLQGTEGTNKQGRFTAYWTKDDSGKLGFSTWEIKTTEQWYAEPLATGKSLITQPYISTTGQLLTSISLPVKVNGKTVGLAGVDVKLDDLAATISALRPFEDGRIMLLADNGKWLVNTDKSLVMKDYADTGAAEIKAALADGKTRIIHGLPDGATRVVFPFTSPGMNKTWATVLDIPEKTFTGPIKEQVIAIFTSCLTMLTLGLCLIYFVSTLIVRRPLANVVAGVRVMAGGDYDKPIAGTERHDEFGTLATALDHFRRELANGLRVQQEQDSLRKSVEQDRERQSMLEKAKAEDLLKFVQQVQAGFDALAAGDLTVRMQDNVAPEFETIRQNFNTSVASLEEAIGAVVHAIGTIRSGLGEISAASNDLARRTEQQAASLEETIAALGDVSRAIDGTADGAGRAQSVVTATRDNAAKGGDIVSRAIEAMTAIQGSSEKIGNIIGVIDEIAFQTNLLALNAGVEAARAGESGKGFAVVAQEVRELAQRSANAAREIKALISTSSAQVETGVHLVSASGTSLQQIVDQVANMSSTITDIANSAREQATSLREVTNAGDVMDKVTQQNAAMVEETTAAAQNLAQETENLAHMVRRFRTNSTNSGQPQRYAKAS; from the coding sequence ATGAAAATGCCAGTGCAATCGGTTTCAGCAAAGCTCCTGCTGGCGGCGGGGGTCGTGATAACGATCTCTCTGGGTGGCTTCTCAATTGTCGGCATATTTGTTACGAAAGCGCAATTGAGCGACAATATCGTGGCTGCGGCGACACAAAAGGCAGAGCTGGCCTCCAGACAGGTGTCGGCGGATATTACCAATGTGGTTTCTTCCGGCGCCAGCGTTGCGGCCAGCCTGTCGGGACTGATTGAAAACGGCGCGGGCAGCCGCGCCGATGTCATTGCCTCGCTGAAAAACATTCCGCCCCAATATCCAAGCATGTTCGGCGCATGGATGACCGAATTGCCTGATGTCCCGGCGGACCTCAAACTGCAAGGCACTGAAGGCACCAATAAGCAGGGTCGGTTCACGGCCTATTGGACCAAGGATGACAGCGGCAAGCTGGGATTTTCCACCTGGGAAATCAAAACCACCGAGCAATGGTATGCCGAACCTCTGGCAACCGGCAAAAGCCTGATTACCCAGCCCTATATCTCGACCACCGGTCAGTTGCTGACCTCGATCTCCTTGCCGGTGAAGGTGAATGGCAAAACTGTCGGGCTGGCGGGCGTCGACGTCAAGCTGGACGATCTCGCCGCGACAATCAGCGCTTTGCGGCCCTTCGAAGATGGCCGCATCATGCTGCTGGCCGATAACGGCAAGTGGCTCGTGAATACCGACAAGTCCCTGGTGATGAAGGACTATGCCGATACCGGGGCCGCCGAGATCAAGGCAGCGCTTGCCGATGGCAAGACGCGCATCATCCACGGCCTGCCAGATGGCGCGACACGTGTTGTCTTTCCCTTCACCAGCCCCGGCATGAACAAGACCTGGGCCACGGTTCTGGATATTCCGGAAAAGACCTTCACAGGTCCGATCAAGGAACAGGTCATCGCCATATTCACCAGTTGCCTGACCATGCTGACGCTCGGTCTTTGCCTGATTTACTTTGTCTCGACGCTGATCGTGCGCCGGCCCTTGGCAAATGTGGTGGCAGGCGTGCGTGTGATGGCAGGTGGCGACTACGATAAACCGATTGCAGGGACAGAGCGTCACGACGAATTTGGCACCTTGGCGACCGCGCTCGACCATTTCCGCCGCGAACTCGCCAATGGCCTGCGCGTGCAGCAGGAACAGGATTCCCTGCGCAAAAGCGTGGAACAGGACCGGGAACGCCAGAGCATGCTGGAAAAGGCCAAGGCTGAAGATCTGCTGAAATTTGTCCAGCAGGTTCAGGCTGGCTTCGATGCGCTGGCCGCAGGCGATCTGACCGTGCGCATGCAGGACAATGTCGCACCGGAATTTGAAACGATCCGCCAGAATTTCAACACCTCGGTGGCAAGCCTTGAAGAGGCCATCGGCGCCGTTGTCCACGCAATCGGCACGATCCGCTCCGGTCTTGGCGAAATCTCCGCCGCCTCCAACGATCTGGCGCGGCGCACCGAACAGCAGGCCGCATCGCTGGAAGAAACCATTGCAGCACTCGGCGATGTGTCACGCGCCATCGACGGCACGGCCGACGGGGCTGGCCGGGCGCAGTCGGTCGTTACCGCCACCCGCGATAATGCCGCCAAGGGCGGAGATATCGTCTCCCGGGCCATCGAGGCGATGACGGCCATCCAGGGCTCATCGGAAAAGATCGGCAATATCATCGGCGTGATCGACGAGATCGCCTTCCAGACCAATCTCCTGGCGCTGAATGCCGGGGTTGAAGCGGCCCGCGCCGGGGAATCCGGCAAGGGTTTTGCCGTGGTGGCGCAGGAAGTGCGCGAACTGGCCCAGCGCTCCGCCAATGCGGCCCGCGAAATCAAGGCGCTGATCTCCACCTCCAGCGCCCAGGTGGAAACGGGGGTCCATCTCGTCAGCGCCTCGGGGACCTCGCTGCAACAGATTGTCGACCAGGTCGCCAATATGAGTTCGACAATAACAGACATAGCCAATTCGGCCCGCGAACAGGCCACGTCGCTGCGCGAAGTGACGAATGCGGGCGATGTGATGGACAAGGTCACCCAGCAGAATGCCGCCATGGTGGAAGAAACCACCGCCGCAGCTCAGAACCTTGCCCAGGAAACCGAAAACCTCGCCCATATGGTCCGGCGTTTCCGGACCAATTCCACCAATTCCGGCCAGCCCCAACGCTACGCCAAGGCGTCGTGA
- a CDS encoding methyl-accepting chemotaxis protein gives MLAAGAAMAALIASYTAFSGWETSKRVNDQVVALASEKAASVANQVAVQITDVVSAGTSVAGSLSGLIENGSRNRTDVIALLKGVPTHYKTMFGAWMTEVPEAPQELKLQGTEGSNKVGIFAAYWTKDDSGNLEFSTWVTKTADQWYAEPLSTGKGLITQPYISTTGKLLTSVSTPVVVKGKIIGLAGVDVQLGDLSASISAMTPFDGGRVMLVADNGNWLVHPDKDTLMKPYGDTGAADVKAALADGRMRILHGLPDGATRLVFPFTAPGMNKTWAAVLDVPAKTFSEPVVAQVTSTAISGLILLVIALVMIYGVSILIVRRPLGDVVDAVRRMGGGDYQTDVTGKTRSDEFGMLASALDSFRLDLANGRSVQAEQEKLRASVESDRERQTALELAKAEDLRHFVQQVQAGFDALAAGDLTVRMNTHVAPEFEAIRQNFNTSVAALEEAMGSVVTTVGTIRSGLGEISAASNDLARRTEQQAASLEETIAALGDVSRGVNGTAEGAGRAQHAVTAARDNAAKGGDIVARAVEAMTAIQGSSEKIGNIIGVIDEIAFQTNLLALNAGVEAARAGEAGKGFAVVAQEVRELAQRSANAAKEIKALISTSSAQVETGVGLVTASGASLKEIVEQVVEMSTTITDIANAAREQATSLREVTAAGDQMDKVTQQNAAMVEQTTAAAQSLTQETEHLAQMVQRFRTNAGGYGQQQRYAMAS, from the coding sequence ATGCTGGCGGCAGGCGCCGCGATGGCGGCGCTGATTGCCTCCTATACGGCATTCAGCGGCTGGGAAACCAGCAAGCGCGTCAATGACCAGGTGGTGGCGCTCGCCTCCGAAAAAGCGGCATCGGTCGCCAATCAGGTGGCGGTACAGATCACCGATGTCGTGTCCGCCGGAACCAGTGTGGCTGGCAGCCTGTCCGGCCTGATTGAAAACGGCTCACGCAACCGCACCGATGTGATTGCGCTGTTGAAGGGCGTTCCCACCCATTACAAAACCATGTTCGGCGCCTGGATGACCGAAGTGCCCGAAGCCCCGCAGGAGCTGAAACTGCAAGGTACCGAGGGCAGCAACAAGGTCGGGATTTTCGCCGCTTACTGGACCAAGGATGATAGCGGTAACCTGGAATTTTCCACCTGGGTCACCAAGACCGCCGACCAATGGTATGCGGAACCCTTGTCAACCGGCAAGGGGTTGATCACCCAGCCGTATATTTCCACCACGGGCAAGCTGTTGACCTCGGTTTCAACCCCCGTCGTCGTCAAGGGCAAGATCATCGGTCTTGCCGGTGTAGATGTGCAGCTGGGCGATCTTTCCGCTTCGATCAGCGCCATGACCCCATTTGACGGCGGCCGGGTGATGCTGGTGGCGGATAACGGCAACTGGCTGGTGCATCCTGACAAGGACACGCTGATGAAGCCCTATGGCGACACGGGTGCCGCCGATGTCAAAGCCGCCCTTGCCGATGGCAGGATGCGCATCCTTCACGGCCTGCCTGATGGTGCGACGCGGCTGGTCTTTCCTTTCACGGCGCCGGGCATGAACAAGACCTGGGCCGCCGTTCTCGATGTTCCCGCCAAAACCTTTTCCGAACCGGTTGTCGCGCAGGTGACATCTACTGCCATCAGCGGGTTGATCCTGCTGGTCATTGCCCTGGTGATGATCTACGGCGTTTCCATCCTTATCGTGCGCCGCCCGCTGGGTGACGTGGTGGACGCCGTGCGCCGCATGGGCGGTGGCGATTACCAGACGGACGTGACCGGCAAGACCCGCAGCGACGAATTCGGCATGCTGGCCTCGGCCCTCGACAGTTTCCGCCTTGATCTCGCCAATGGCCGGTCCGTGCAGGCGGAACAGGAAAAGCTCAGGGCCAGCGTCGAGAGCGACCGCGAACGCCAGACCGCGCTGGAACTGGCCAAGGCCGAAGATCTGCGCCATTTCGTTCAGCAGGTGCAGGCAGGCTTCGATGCGCTGGCCGCAGGCGACCTGACCGTACGGATGAACACCCATGTCGCACCCGAATTCGAGGCGATCCGCCAGAATTTCAACACCTCGGTCGCAGCGCTTGAGGAAGCGATGGGCTCGGTGGTTACCACCGTCGGCACGATCCGCTCCGGCCTTGGCGAAATCTCCGCCGCCTCCAACGATCTGGCACGCCGCACAGAACAGCAGGCCGCCTCGCTGGAAGAAACCATCGCCGCACTGGGCGATGTGTCGCGTGGCGTCAACGGCACCGCCGAAGGCGCGGGCCGCGCCCAACATGCCGTCACCGCCGCCCGTGACAATGCCGCCAAGGGTGGCGACATCGTTGCCCGGGCCGTGGAAGCGATGACCGCCATCCAGGGCTCATCGGAAAAGATCGGCAACATCATCGGCGTCATCGATGAGATCGCGTTCCAGACCAATCTTCTGGCCCTGAATGCCGGTGTGGAAGCCGCCCGCGCTGGTGAAGCCGGTAAGGGTTTTGCGGTGGTTGCCCAGGAAGTGCGCGAACTCGCCCAGCGGTCCGCGAATGCCGCCAAGGAAATCAAGGCACTGATTTCCACCTCCAGTGCGCAAGTCGAGACCGGCGTCGGCCTCGTCACCGCATCCGGCGCCTCGCTGAAGGAAATCGTCGAGCAGGTGGTCGAGATGAGCACTACCATTACCGACATCGCCAACGCCGCCCGCGAACAGGCGACCTCGCTGCGCGAAGTCACCGCCGCTGGCGACCAGATGGACAAGGTCACCCAGCAGAACGCCGCCATGGTGGAACAAACCACCGCAGCGGCCCAGAGCCTGACCCAGGAAACCGAACACCTCGCCCAGATGGTCCAGCGCTTCCGCACCAATGCCGGAGGCTATGGCCAACAGCAGCGGTATGCCATGGCGTCCTAA
- a CDS encoding class I SAM-dependent methyltransferase — MLANKNALHLYSMTSDAFFRDHDPRVILGRSPDVVFLDGLHQFEYLLRDFINSERIAHRDTVILLDDCLPINAEMTERVFNMAGRRDRDNAPS, encoded by the coding sequence ATACTTGCCAACAAGAATGCGCTGCATCTCTACAGCATGACCAGCGACGCATTTTTCCGCGATCACGATCCGCGCGTGATCCTGGGCCGGTCGCCGGACGTGGTTTTCCTCGATGGCCTGCACCAGTTTGAATATCTGCTGCGCGATTTCATCAACAGCGAGCGGATCGCCCACCGTGACACGGTGATCCTGCTGGACGATTGCCTGCCGATCAACGCGGAAATGACCGAACGGGTCTTTAATATGGCTGGCAGGCGTGACCGCGACAATGCCCCGTCCTAG
- a CDS encoding AAA family ATPase, with the protein MGLRNILIEGVSGTGKTSVATELQRRGYHVIHGDRELAYQGDPETGEPLDASTLAQGLADVAFGHRHHIWDVNKVKALIADHSQPISFFCGGSRNFPRFIALFDGVFVLEVDQHTLKNRLASRPEDEFGGKPAERDLIIRLHATREDIPANATIIDATVPVEAVVEAILLGLNS; encoded by the coding sequence ATGGGCCTGCGCAATATTCTGATCGAAGGCGTGTCCGGAACCGGCAAGACCTCCGTTGCTACCGAATTGCAGCGGCGCGGCTACCATGTCATCCATGGTGATCGTGAGCTTGCCTACCAGGGCGACCCGGAAACGGGCGAACCGCTGGATGCGTCCACACTGGCGCAGGGTCTTGCGGATGTAGCCTTCGGGCACAGGCACCATATTTGGGATGTTAACAAGGTCAAAGCGCTGATCGCCGACCACAGCCAACCGATCTCTTTCTTCTGCGGCGGCTCCCGCAATTTTCCCCGGTTTATTGCGCTTTTTGACGGGGTGTTCGTTCTCGAGGTCGATCAACACACCCTGAAAAACCGGCTGGCCAGCAGACCCGAGGACGAGTTCGGCGGAAAACCAGCCGAACGGGATCTGATTATCCGGCTGCATGCGACGAGGGAAGATATTCCCGCGAATGCAACGATTATTGATGCGACGGTGCCGGTCGAGGCGGTCGTTGAGGCGATTTTGCTGGGGCTAAACAGCTAG
- a CDS encoding response regulator → MKNSRPVVLVVEDSPMIRMGAIDLVLSAGYEALEAGDADEAIRVLESRDGISLVFTDVQMPGTMDGIKLSHYIRARWPLVKLIVASGAAILEKSILPAGSRFFSKPYDEFTITEAMAQLLLSEEPHARTT, encoded by the coding sequence ATGAAGAACAGCAGACCGGTTGTCCTGGTCGTGGAAGACAGTCCGATGATCCGAATGGGTGCCATCGATCTTGTCCTGTCGGCAGGCTACGAAGCGCTGGAGGCTGGCGACGCCGACGAGGCAATCCGCGTCCTCGAATCACGGGACGGCATCAGTCTCGTGTTCACCGATGTTCAGATGCCGGGGACGATGGACGGTATCAAATTGTCCCACTACATCCGAGCTCGGTGGCCATTGGTGAAGCTGATCGTTGCATCCGGTGCCGCCATTCTCGAGAAGAGCATACTGCCTGCCGGAAGCCGCTTCTTCTCAAAGCCCTATGACGAATTCACCATTACCGAGGCAATGGCACAGCTGCTTTTGAGCGAGGAACCACACGCCCGTACCACCTGA
- a CDS encoding sensor histidine kinase, with protein MPQIPTVRFEAASTLAVVMSSHEPLLFLSNDLSLIAASTSFCRAFEIDPASVPGKRLRELGNGEWAMPGLQSLLTATATGSANVDAYEIDLKRPNQKTRRLVVNAQTLDDGDLDHIRLLLAITDVTDMRAEARLKDDLVRDKAILLQEVQHRVANSLQIIASVLMQSARRVQSEEARGHLHDARHRIMSIAALQRQLSASPGGNVELHAYFTHLCQSLGASMIADPERLSIQVTVDSSTVDADVSISLGLVVTELVINALKHAFNDGRAGTISIDYRSSGKDWALTITDDGIGMSVGNDAPKAGLGTGIVEALVKNLNAEITVSSAEPGTVVAINHQETSAPRAGVSSAA; from the coding sequence ATGCCACAAATACCGACAGTCCGTTTCGAAGCGGCAAGCACGCTTGCCGTGGTGATGTCTTCCCACGAACCGCTACTGTTCTTGTCTAATGACCTCAGTCTAATTGCAGCAAGCACATCGTTCTGCCGAGCCTTTGAGATCGATCCCGCATCCGTCCCTGGCAAGCGCCTTCGCGAGCTTGGAAACGGGGAATGGGCGATGCCCGGGCTTCAGTCATTGTTGACGGCGACCGCCACCGGCAGTGCAAACGTTGATGCCTACGAAATCGATCTGAAGCGCCCAAACCAGAAAACGCGGCGGTTGGTTGTCAATGCACAAACGCTCGACGACGGCGATCTCGACCATATTCGCCTGCTTCTGGCCATAACCGATGTGACCGACATGCGCGCCGAAGCGCGCCTGAAAGACGATCTGGTTCGCGACAAGGCCATCCTGTTGCAGGAGGTCCAGCATAGGGTGGCCAACAGTTTGCAAATCATCGCCAGCGTCCTGATGCAGAGCGCACGTCGCGTTCAGTCGGAGGAGGCACGCGGACATCTTCACGATGCCCGTCACCGCATCATGTCTATCGCGGCCCTGCAACGACAGCTTTCCGCATCCCCTGGCGGCAACGTTGAACTGCATGCCTACTTCACGCATCTTTGCCAAAGCCTCGGCGCATCGATGATCGCCGATCCCGAGAGGCTATCGATCCAGGTGACGGTCGATAGTAGCACCGTGGATGCGGACGTATCGATAAGTCTGGGGCTCGTCGTAACCGAACTTGTGATCAATGCCCTCAAGCATGCCTTTAACGATGGGCGAGCCGGGACGATTTCCATCGACTATCGGTCGTCGGGCAAGGACTGGGCGCTTACCATTACCGACGACGGAATCGGGATGTCCGTAGGGAACGATGCACCCAAAGCGGGATTAGGGACTGGTATCGTAGAGGCGCTGGTGAAGAACCTGAACGCTGAGATTACGGTGAGCAGTGCGGAGCCAGGGACGGTTGTCGCAATCAATCATCAGGAAACCTCGGCCCCCCGGGCCGGCGTTTCGTCAGCCGCATAG
- a CDS encoding Imm40 family immunity protein gives MQIIWSDKADRILAVGVWLGPERRNWALTKEQVLNAIGELRDADIVILGGDVLSGPDKSFCDTYANWFFEPSTPCIDSDAVSASALKASSYVRAYPDNDAYFVIVTSDACPQQANA, from the coding sequence GTGCAGATCATCTGGTCCGATAAAGCAGATCGAATACTGGCGGTTGGGGTCTGGCTGGGACCGGAACGTCGTAACTGGGCTCTCACCAAAGAGCAGGTTCTCAATGCGATTGGCGAGCTGCGGGACGCCGACATTGTCATTCTGGGCGGAGACGTTCTGAGCGGACCCGACAAGAGCTTTTGTGACACTTATGCAAACTGGTTCTTCGAACCTTCAACCCCGTGTATCGACAGTGACGCGGTATCAGCCAGCGCTTTGAAAGCAAGCAGCTATGTGAGGGCTTATCCTGACAATGATGCCTACTTCGTGATTGTAACCAGTGATGCATGTCCGCAACAGGCCAATGCCTGA
- a CDS encoding DUF2199 domain-containing protein, producing MFRFKCPACDEWHEGMPSFSVDAPCYYLGMPEEQRSARCELTTDLCVIDGEYFFARGLIEIPVQGSSEPFAWGVWVSLSNKSFAEFSDLYETSARDIYGPYFGWLSSQLSIYPDTINLAVEVHLRNNSVRPSIVLEPSNHPLAVEQRNGMSIERVAEIYAAYMHK from the coding sequence ATGTTTCGTTTTAAGTGTCCAGCTTGTGACGAATGGCATGAAGGCATGCCGAGCTTTTCCGTCGACGCGCCATGTTATTACCTTGGAATGCCTGAAGAGCAACGCAGTGCGCGGTGTGAGTTGACCACCGATCTGTGCGTCATAGATGGCGAATATTTCTTCGCACGTGGACTTATCGAGATACCTGTACAGGGGAGTTCGGAACCCTTTGCCTGGGGCGTTTGGGTGTCGCTGAGCAACAAGAGTTTCGCCGAGTTTTCGGATCTCTACGAAACGTCAGCGCGCGATATATATGGTCCCTACTTCGGTTGGCTATCGTCGCAGCTCTCGATTTACCCGGACACGATAAACTTGGCGGTAGAAGTTCATCTCAGGAATAATAGCGTCAGGCCCAGTATTGTGCTGGAACCAAGCAATCATCCCCTTGCTGTTGAGCAGCGGAACGGAATGAGCATCGAGCGTGTCGCTGAGATCTATGCTGCCTACATGCACAAATGA
- a CDS encoding organic hydroperoxide resistance protein, protein MAILYTTKASATGGREGRAVSENGVLDVTLTTPKELGGNGATGTNPEQLFAAGYSACFLGALKFAAGQQKVKVPEDAKVTAMVGIGPREDGTGFGIEVSISVDLPGIDRETGEKLVAAAHIVCPYSHAMRTATEVSATLA, encoded by the coding sequence ATGGCTATTCTCTACACAACCAAGGCATCTGCAACCGGTGGTCGCGAAGGCCGCGCCGTCAGCGAAAACGGCGTTCTGGATGTAACGCTGACGACGCCGAAGGAACTGGGCGGCAATGGCGCCACTGGCACCAATCCCGAACAGCTGTTTGCTGCCGGATATTCCGCCTGCTTCCTCGGCGCGCTGAAGTTTGCCGCTGGCCAGCAGAAGGTGAAGGTGCCTGAAGACGCCAAGGTCACCGCCATGGTTGGCATCGGCCCTCGCGAAGACGGCACCGGCTTCGGCATCGAAGTTTCCATCAGCGTCGACCTGCCAGGCATCGACCGCGAAACCGGCGAAAAACTCGTCGCCGCCGCCCACATCGTCTGCCCCTACAGCCACGCCATGCGCACAGCAACGGAAGTATCCGCTACGCTGGCCTGA
- a CDS encoding MarR family winged helix-turn-helix transcriptional regulator → MDKTDLVLDKQLCFALYGASLALTRTYKPLLEPLGLTYPQYLVMMVLWETDHLGVKALGERLGLDSGTLSPLLKRLEQTGYVTRQRESQDERQVTVSLTPTGAALQEKALDVMAAIGSATGCSLEEIATLRDQLQDLRGKLNAGGGQGKAEPGSPEETNENK, encoded by the coding sequence ATGGACAAGACGGATCTGGTGCTGGATAAGCAGCTTTGCTTTGCGCTTTACGGCGCATCGCTGGCGCTGACGCGCACTTACAAGCCGCTGCTGGAGCCACTGGGCCTGACCTATCCCCAATATCTTGTGATGATGGTGCTGTGGGAAACCGACCATCTGGGGGTCAAGGCGCTGGGTGAGCGGCTGGGGCTGGACAGCGGCACGCTATCGCCGCTTTTGAAGCGGCTGGAACAGACTGGCTACGTCACCCGCCAACGGGAAAGCCAGGATGAGCGGCAGGTGACCGTCTCACTCACCCCCACAGGCGCGGCCCTCCAGGAAAAGGCCCTGGACGTGATGGCGGCCATCGGCTCTGCCACCGGCTGTAGCCTGGAAGAAATCGCTACGCTGCGTGATCAATTGCAGGATTTGCGCGGCAAGCTGAATGCGGGAGGTGGACAGGGAAAAGCGGAACCCGGCTCTCCCGAAGAAACAAACGAAAACAAGTAA
- a CDS encoding L,D-transpeptidase — MTSPDFSRRAFLSFSGLGAAALLSSCASSYRPPVYEQGSLGGMVQPTGPMAPSTPELDAMYGEVVDGGFVIPAIPYQQIPPRYYRQRVSDPTGYPAGSIVVDTPNRFLYLVEQGGTAMRYGVGIGREGFAWQGEGVIQWRQKWPKWTPPDEMVARQPQLAKYSSANGGMAPGLMNPLGARALYIFQNGQDTLYRLHGSPEWNSIGKAMSSGCVRLMNQDIIDLYDRVPNKARIIVLQ, encoded by the coding sequence ATGACAAGCCCCGATTTTTCCCGCCGTGCCTTTCTCTCTTTTTCCGGCCTTGGAGCGGCAGCGCTTCTGTCCAGTTGCGCCTCTTCCTATCGCCCTCCGGTCTATGAACAGGGATCGCTGGGCGGAATGGTGCAGCCTACTGGACCCATGGCCCCATCCACGCCGGAACTGGACGCCATGTATGGCGAAGTGGTCGATGGCGGCTTCGTCATTCCGGCCATTCCCTATCAGCAGATTCCGCCGCGCTATTATCGCCAGCGGGTCAGCGATCCGACCGGCTATCCGGCGGGCTCCATCGTGGTCGATACGCCCAACCGCTTCCTCTATCTGGTGGAACAGGGCGGCACCGCCATGCGCTACGGCGTCGGCATCGGCCGCGAGGGCTTTGCCTGGCAGGGCGAAGGCGTGATCCAATGGCGTCAGAAATGGCCAAAATGGACGCCGCCGGATGAAATGGTTGCCCGTCAGCCGCAGCTAGCCAAATATTCCTCCGCCAATGGCGGCATGGCGCCGGGCCTGATGAACCCGCTGGGCGCGCGCGCTCTATATATCTTCCAGAACGGTCAGGACACGCTCTACCGCCTGCATGGTTCGCCGGAATGGAACTCCATCGGCAAGGCGATGTCGTCGGGCTGTGTGCGGTTGATGAACCAGGATATTATCGACCTTTATGATCGCGTGCCGAACAAGGCGCGGATCATCGTTCTGCAATAG